A genome region from Candidatus Latescibacterota bacterium includes the following:
- a CDS encoding tetratricopeptide repeat protein translates to MSIWSRILGLEKNPDYELGIKYFNDGDYQLAVEQLEKAIEKLGPSDPVYALGMFYAAESHVHLGTSLFHGGDLDGAFEHFNVAIRENPTYPDLYYRMGVIYHSRGDYDNSIDMLSRALELNDSYFEAVCYLGIVIFEKGDREKADKIFSRALKLGAENPSPVSKFLSEHMASRETEIPPLARLREYVKADTEFEISLKDGIEAFNIGDFDLAIRAFSDAVRMHPEYADIRFKLGLAFLRERRAKEAEAEFAKALEFNENYTEARYYLGLSFLDQGMFKEALPNFERAASEKPGYADLQCHLGATLFYLGELDKARIVLEKTLELSPDYSRAQYYYGLLLYEIGDKKRAVDLLTTGIRGNDKPEGAVLSVALIHLREDNLEDAMAVLREMLEAGVESADVMYFVGEVYLRMKNIESAEEYFRRSLSVNPRYLRARERLAMILIHRGDYDEAEELLDSNGGNFADLFKIMGDIQFYKGMLDKAEDYYQRSLAVNSEYGEAMVSLALTLRKKGMEGEADDLLQRLLEIDPQNIVARNLISAGSAGSK, encoded by the coding sequence TTGTCGATTTGGAGCAGGATTCTGGGTCTGGAGAAGAATCCGGACTATGAACTGGGGATCAAGTATTTCAATGATGGAGATTATCAACTTGCCGTTGAGCAGCTTGAGAAGGCCATCGAGAAACTGGGACCCAGTGATCCGGTCTACGCGTTGGGAATGTTCTATGCCGCTGAGTCGCATGTTCACCTTGGGACGTCATTGTTCCATGGCGGGGACCTAGACGGCGCTTTCGAGCATTTCAATGTTGCGATAAGGGAGAATCCCACCTATCCAGATCTGTATTACCGTATGGGAGTGATATACCATTCCCGAGGTGATTATGATAATTCGATAGACATGCTCAGTAGGGCACTCGAACTTAACGACAGCTACTTCGAGGCCGTCTGCTATCTTGGGATCGTGATCTTCGAAAAAGGTGACAGGGAAAAAGCCGACAAGATATTCTCGCGAGCGCTCAAGCTTGGTGCGGAGAATCCCTCGCCTGTCAGTAAATTTCTCAGCGAGCATATGGCCAGCAGAGAGACCGAGATCCCGCCTCTCGCGCGATTGCGTGAATACGTCAAGGCCGACACCGAATTTGAGATCAGTCTCAAGGATGGTATCGAAGCCTTCAATATCGGAGATTTCGATCTTGCTATCAGGGCGTTTTCCGACGCGGTCAGGATGCATCCCGAATATGCGGATATCCGTTTCAAACTAGGCCTGGCCTTTCTGAGGGAGAGAAGAGCGAAGGAAGCAGAAGCCGAGTTCGCCAAAGCACTGGAATTTAACGAAAATTACACGGAAGCGCGATATTATCTGGGTCTGTCCTTTCTGGACCAGGGTATGTTCAAGGAAGCTCTGCCCAATTTCGAAAGAGCAGCCTCTGAAAAACCAGGTTATGCAGACCTCCAATGTCATCTGGGCGCTACTCTCTTTTATCTTGGTGAACTGGACAAGGCGAGGATAGTACTGGAGAAGACTCTTGAACTTTCCCCCGATTATTCGAGAGCTCAGTATTACTATGGCCTGCTTCTCTACGAGATCGGAGACAAAAAACGTGCTGTAGACCTTCTCACGACTGGTATCAGGGGAAATGACAAACCCGAAGGCGCCGTTCTGAGCGTGGCTCTTATACACCTCAGAGAGGACAATCTCGAAGATGCCATGGCTGTTCTGAGAGAGATGCTGGAAGCTGGTGTGGAGAGCGCGGACGTCATGTATTTTGTCGGTGAAGTATATCTGAGGATGAAAAATATCGAGAGTGCTGAAGAATATTTTCGCCGTTCGCTGTCGGTCAATCCAAGGTACCTGCGTGCCAGGGAGAGACTCGCAATGATCCTGATACACAGGGGTGATTACGATGAAGCAGAGGAGCTGCTCGACAGCAATGGAGGTAATTTTGCTGATCTTTTCAAGATCATGGGAGATATCCAGTTTTATAAGGGGATGCTGGATAAGGCTGAGGATTATTACCAGAGGAGTCTGGCCGTTAATAGTGAATACGGTGAAGCAATGGTCTCCCTCGCTCTCACTTTGAGGAAAAAAGGTATGGAGGGCGAAGCTGATGATCTGCTCCAGCGCCTGCTTGAAATCGATCCGCAAAACATTGTGGCGAGGAATCTGATATCAGCCGGCTCCGCGGGATCGAAGTGA